A genomic region of Cannabis sativa cultivar Pink pepper isolate KNU-18-1 chromosome 1, ASM2916894v1, whole genome shotgun sequence contains the following coding sequences:
- the LOC133033730 gene encoding germin-like protein subfamily 1 member 17 translates to MKGIHFLLSLTVLALAAFIASASDPSPLQDFCVAVDEPHKALFVNGKFCKDPKLAKAEDFFFSGLNVPRDTHNPVGSNVTQLNVDKIPGLNTLGISLARIDYAPYGQNPPHTHPRGSEILVVAKGTLYVGFVSSNQDGNRLFTKVLKEGDVFVFPIGLIHFQFNPTHAPAVAFAGLSSQNAGTITIANSVFGSNPAINPHVLAKAFQVDKNVIDQLQKQFWYGNDN, encoded by the exons ATGAAAGGTATTCATTTTCTTCTTTCACTTACTGTGTTGGCTTTGGCAGCCTTCATAGCCTCTGCCTCTGACCCAAGCCCTCTCCAAGATTTTTGCGTGGCTGTAGATGAACCCCACAAAGCTT TATTTGTGAATGGAAAATTCTGCAAGGATCCCAAGCTTGCTAAGGCTGAGGATTTTTTCTTTTCTGGGCTCAATGTTCCAAGAGACACACACAACCCAGTTGGATCTAATGTGACTCAATTGAATGTGGACAAAATTCCAGGACTCAACACACTCGGAATATCATTGGCTCGTATTGATTATGCACCATACGGCCAAAATCCACCTCACACACATCCTCGTGGCTCTGAAATCCTAGTTGTTGCTAAGGGAACCCTCTACGTGGGCTTCGTATCGTCGAACCAAGACGGAAACCGGTTGTTTACCAAGGTTTTGAAAGAGGGAGATGTGTTTGTATTCCCAATTGGTTTAATTCACTTTCAATTCAATCCAACACATGCTCCAGCTGTTGCCTTTGCTGGTCTCAGTAGCCAAAATGCAGGAACTATCACCATTGCAAATTCAGTATTTGGATCAAATCCTGCTATTAATCCTCATGTCCTTGCTAAGGCTTTTCAAGTTGACAAGAATGTCATTGACCAACTCCAGAAGCAGTTCTGGTATGGCAATGACAATTAA
- the LOC133035840 gene encoding zinc finger BED domain-containing protein DAYSLEEPER-like yields MSGQIDSNFEDDVDFVPSTTNEVQSVSNTVDETQNQRKRTSRAWDHFTREKIDGKIKAVCKYCERKLVGESSSGTRHLNSHVKTCPVRKAQLAANPSATASPSVSFNFDPDLARTKLAQMIVKHEYPLSMVEHSGFIEYSSTLCPMFQMVSRNTIRSDIMKMYKTEKEKCRQNLEKSRSRIAITSDMWTANHQKRGYMASDIEF; encoded by the exons ATGTCTGGTCAAATTGATTCTAATTTTGAGGATGATGTCGATTTTGTGCCATCAACTACAAATGAAGTACAGTCTGTTAGCAATACAGTAGATGAAACTCAGAATCAGAGAAAAAGAACTTCTCGTGCATGGGATCATTTCACACGGGAAAAAATTGATGGAAAAATTAAAGCAGTTTGCAAGTATTGCGAGCGTAAGCTGGTGGGAGAAAGTTCTAGTGGGACTAGGCATTTAAATTCTCACGTGAAAACGTGTCCTGTAAGAAAGGCCCAACTTGCCGCCAATCCTAGTGCAACTGCAAGCCCTTcggtttcttttaattttgatcCTGATTTAGCAAGGACCAAATTGGCTCAAATGATCGTTAAGCACGAATATCCCTTGTCTATGGTTGAGCATAGCGGGTTTATAGAATATTCAAGCACTTTATGTCCCATGTTTCAAATGGTGTCAAGGAATACAATTAGGTCAGACATTATGAAAATGTATAAAACTGAGAAAGAAAAGTGCAGgcaaaatttggaaaaaagtAGGAGCAGAATAGCCATAACCAGTGACATGTGGACTGCAAATCATCAGAAGAGGGGATATATGGCT TCAGATATTGAGTTTTAA